In Mycolicibacterium mucogenicum DSM 44124, the following are encoded in one genomic region:
- a CDS encoding HNH endonuclease signature motif containing protein, translated as MYEELVIETGEADDASLVDTMTSATRTEAQSAARRLAAIAELTHRRCIDHEDRDLWACDGWDAAACEIGAALTINRWQAASQMHLGLTLRDRLPHVGALLARGDLSLPLVTLICWHTELVQDPAALALIDTAMAGSAHEWGPLSKADTIRQIDSWIEKFDPAAVRRTRNAVRGRDVEFGKPGDPAGVTSVWGLLLTTDAELLKRTLTAMAYEVCDDDPRSLAQRRADALGILALRGDRLPCHCGNPDCPAAGTDPRAAAVVIHVLTGAAPQPVSDPLLDAPEAKPPVTADTPVTEALAPQPEPAPVVDQSAVGYLSGGPVIPAVVVADLAARGATVKTVTTPQVPADGQPQYRPSTTLDHYVRMRDITCMHPGCDRPAVDADLDHTIPWPAGATHPGNLSPKCRKHHLVKTFYTGATGWHTRQNPDGTIVWTAPTGHTYTTVPGSRILFPDRHFPTTAPPPSAAPPPSATATTSDQPGRDLMMPTRRRTRIDDRARRTRNERKLNWTELLESESTAEAKLQLAQQLIDGDSSPPF; from the coding sequence ATGTACGAAGAACTGGTGATTGAAACCGGAGAAGCCGACGACGCTTCCCTGGTCGACACGATGACCAGCGCAACACGGACCGAAGCCCAGAGTGCCGCCCGCCGACTGGCTGCCATCGCCGAACTCACCCACCGCCGCTGCATCGACCACGAAGACCGCGACCTGTGGGCGTGCGACGGCTGGGACGCCGCGGCGTGCGAGATCGGCGCGGCCCTGACGATCAATCGCTGGCAAGCCGCCAGTCAGATGCACCTCGGACTCACACTGCGCGACCGGCTCCCACACGTCGGCGCCCTGCTGGCGCGCGGGGACCTATCACTTCCGTTGGTCACCCTGATCTGCTGGCACACCGAGCTCGTGCAAGACCCCGCTGCGCTCGCCCTCATCGACACCGCCATGGCCGGCAGCGCGCACGAATGGGGTCCATTGTCGAAAGCTGACACGATCCGGCAGATCGACAGCTGGATCGAGAAGTTCGACCCGGCCGCGGTGCGTCGTACCCGTAACGCCGTCCGCGGTCGCGATGTCGAGTTCGGCAAGCCGGGTGACCCCGCAGGCGTCACGTCTGTCTGGGGTCTGTTACTGACCACCGACGCCGAACTGCTCAAGCGCACCCTCACCGCCATGGCCTACGAGGTCTGCGACGACGATCCCCGCAGCCTCGCCCAGCGCCGCGCCGACGCGTTGGGCATCCTGGCCCTCCGCGGCGATCGACTGCCCTGCCACTGCGGCAATCCCGACTGCCCCGCGGCCGGTACCGATCCGCGCGCCGCAGCAGTCGTCATTCATGTCCTGACTGGCGCTGCGCCACAACCGGTCAGCGACCCACTGCTCGACGCGCCGGAGGCCAAACCGCCGGTGACGGCAGACACCCCGGTCACCGAGGCACTCGCGCCTCAGCCCGAGCCCGCGCCTGTCGTCGACCAGAGCGCGGTCGGATATCTATCTGGCGGGCCCGTGATCCCCGCGGTGGTCGTGGCAGACCTCGCCGCCCGCGGCGCCACCGTGAAAACGGTTACCACGCCGCAGGTTCCGGCCGACGGGCAACCGCAATACCGGCCGTCGACCACGCTCGACCACTACGTGAGGATGCGGGACATCACCTGCATGCACCCCGGCTGCGACCGCCCCGCCGTAGACGCCGACCTCGACCACACCATCCCCTGGCCGGCCGGAGCCACGCATCCCGGCAATCTCAGCCCGAAGTGCCGCAAGCATCACCTCGTCAAAACGTTCTACACCGGCGCGACCGGATGGCACACCCGCCAGAACCCGGACGGCACCATCGTGTGGACCGCACCCACCGGGCATACCTACACGACCGTGCCCGGTAGCCGAATCCTGTTTCCCGACAGGCACTTCCCTACCACAGCACCGCCACCATCGGCAGCGCCGCCACCATCGGCTACGGCGACCACCAGCGATCAACCCGGTCGCGACCTCATGATGCCCACCCGCCGGCGCACCCGCATCGACGACCGCGCTCGACGTACCCGGAACGAGCGCAAACTCAACTGGACCGAGCTCCTGGAGTCGGAGTCGACCGCCGAAGCCAAACTCCAACTCGCCCAACAACTCATCGACGGCGACAGCTCGCCACCGTTCTGA
- a CDS encoding DUF2306 domain-containing protein yields MALESDVQMDGHKGIAVSRRFFVLTVAIAVFYVPLALNYAWPLFAPGLSRWQDTVNSVINGRTYAVGDGSVESVRHGAYAEHRVVLMVHTTLAGLALTLGLFQFSSRLRTRGPAVHRWIGRSYLALMSASMLTALVFLYFTPPAQHFIGPAFETQLRALAIGTLGSAWYAVYAIRRRDVITHQAWMTYGIALMMTAPLLRVIWIGIQPLIPQHDLLTNIGVGSIVLGVAAPGSAVFAFMLAQHPKVDAVAASTPRRVYFFALALAIAGSLTYAALVLRLPAAIPHSLALFHLVPAWISIAIAARGVFRARAAGDVARERHWRWLLWGFAAAPTAASLYAQIVPPAFTTADAVLAGGMDGPVIPITVAFALVVHAAARSQRRTDDDLDEPNVLAAA; encoded by the coding sequence GTGGCCCTAGAATCTGACGTTCAAATGGACGGCCACAAGGGAATCGCGGTGTCGCGGCGATTCTTCGTGCTCACGGTCGCCATCGCCGTCTTCTATGTGCCGCTCGCACTCAACTACGCCTGGCCGCTGTTCGCGCCCGGCTTGTCGCGCTGGCAAGACACCGTCAACTCCGTCATCAACGGCCGCACCTACGCGGTCGGTGACGGATCCGTCGAATCCGTGCGCCACGGCGCCTACGCCGAGCATCGCGTCGTCCTCATGGTGCACACCACGTTGGCCGGACTTGCCTTGACGCTGGGGCTGTTTCAGTTCTCGTCGCGGCTGCGCACCCGCGGGCCGGCGGTACATCGCTGGATCGGCCGCAGCTATCTGGCACTGATGTCCGCCAGCATGCTGACCGCGTTGGTGTTCCTGTACTTCACGCCGCCGGCCCAGCACTTCATCGGCCCGGCATTCGAAACCCAGTTGCGCGCCTTGGCAATCGGCACACTCGGTAGCGCGTGGTACGCGGTCTACGCGATCCGCCGCCGCGACGTGATCACGCACCAGGCCTGGATGACCTACGGCATCGCCCTGATGATGACGGCGCCGTTGCTGCGCGTGATCTGGATCGGCATCCAGCCACTGATCCCGCAGCATGATCTGCTGACCAACATCGGCGTGGGCTCCATCGTCCTCGGTGTCGCCGCGCCCGGCAGCGCGGTGTTCGCGTTCATGCTCGCGCAGCATCCGAAGGTGGACGCGGTTGCCGCATCCACCCCGCGCCGCGTGTACTTCTTCGCCCTCGCACTGGCCATTGCCGGCTCGCTGACATACGCCGCGCTGGTCCTCCGGCTGCCCGCCGCGATACCGCACAGCCTCGCGCTCTTTCACCTGGTACCGGCCTGGATCAGCATCGCAATCGCCGCGCGAGGGGTGTTCCGGGCCCGCGCCGCGGGCGATGTGGCGCGCGAACGGCACTGGCGCTGGCTGCTGTGGGGCTTCGCCGCGGCCCCGACCGCGGCCAGCTTGTACGCGCAGATCGTGCCGCCGGCCTTCACGACGGCCGACGCCGTTCTCGCTGGCGGCATGGACGGCCCGGTCATCCCGATCACCGTCGCCTTCGCGCTGGTGGTGCATGCGGCCGCCCGGTCTCAGCGTCGGACCGACGACGACCTTGATGAGCCGAACGTGCTCGCCGCCGCCTGA
- a CDS encoding cytochrome P450 — MTIASGIPSVFDVALPAIDYSDAQSPDEAQAILGPARAQSPIAMGPHGPEVLTYDLAHEVLRDPRFRIPQGMFLVAQGITSGPVWDRVSASIISIDGPEHTRLRRLVATAFSRRAIERLRTTVVDVVSDLIDRQVARGHCDVVSDIARQYPTPVICALLGAPAEDWAQLSAWVDDFMQAFDWHVAEHETAILTAWDALDGYIDDMVARRRDNLTDDLISDLIRAEEDGDRLSADELRMLSTGLLAAGTDTTRNQVSASVQVLCEHPDQWALLGAHPDMADRAVEETMRHSPIVISSLRMAREDVELAGMLFPAGTFLQVNTGAANRDPAVYADPDRLDITRAGAPAMQTFGAGMHYCLGVHLAKMELAEALALMTQRMPNARVTGPVPWKPLVGLSGPLTLPIAFDRVDQSWRAAS; from the coding sequence ATGACCATCGCCAGCGGTATTCCGAGCGTGTTCGACGTCGCGCTTCCGGCCATCGACTACTCGGACGCGCAAAGCCCCGACGAAGCGCAGGCGATCCTCGGGCCTGCGCGTGCACAGTCGCCGATCGCGATGGGCCCGCACGGACCGGAGGTGCTGACCTACGACCTGGCACACGAGGTGCTGCGGGATCCACGATTCCGGATTCCCCAGGGCATGTTCCTCGTGGCCCAGGGCATCACCTCCGGCCCGGTGTGGGACCGGGTCAGCGCATCGATCATCAGCATCGACGGCCCCGAGCACACCCGTCTGCGCCGGCTGGTGGCCACGGCCTTCAGTCGCCGCGCGATCGAGCGATTGCGCACCACGGTCGTCGACGTCGTCAGCGACCTGATCGATCGCCAGGTGGCCCGCGGGCACTGCGATGTGGTGAGCGACATCGCCCGGCAGTACCCGACCCCGGTCATCTGTGCGCTGCTCGGCGCCCCGGCCGAGGACTGGGCGCAACTGTCGGCCTGGGTCGACGACTTCATGCAGGCCTTCGACTGGCACGTCGCCGAGCACGAGACCGCGATCCTGACCGCATGGGACGCACTCGACGGCTACATCGACGACATGGTCGCCCGTCGCCGCGACAACCTCACCGACGATCTGATCTCGGATCTCATCCGCGCCGAAGAGGACGGAGACCGCCTCAGCGCCGACGAACTGCGCATGCTGTCCACCGGCCTGCTGGCGGCCGGCACCGACACCACCCGCAACCAGGTCTCCGCTTCGGTACAGGTCCTGTGCGAGCACCCCGACCAGTGGGCCCTCCTGGGGGCGCACCCGGACATGGCCGACCGCGCCGTCGAAGAGACCATGCGGCACTCCCCGATCGTGATCAGCTCTCTCCGGATGGCCCGCGAGGATGTCGAACTCGCCGGAATGCTGTTCCCCGCAGGAACTTTCCTGCAGGTCAACACCGGCGCGGCCAACCGCGACCCCGCCGTGTACGCCGATCCCGACCGACTCGATATCACCCGTGCGGGCGCCCCGGCGATGCAGACCTTCGGCGCCGGGATGCACTACTGCCTCGGCGTGCACCTGGCCAAGATGGAGCTGGCCGAAGCGCTCGCCCTCATGACTCAGCGCATGCCCAATGCCCGCGTGACCGGGCCGGTCCCGTGGAAGCCGTTGGTAGGTCTGAGCGGACCGCTCACATTGCCCATCGCGTTCGACCGCGTCGATCAGTCGTGGCGGGCGGCTTCCTGA
- a CDS encoding YbhB/YbcL family Raf kinase inhibitor-like protein, with product MMPIAKRHGPHAIAAIGRVLRPMRADPARSPLVGQGFTAPQTITVSSPEFADGAPMPLACAGPGVGHNRSPELQWAGVPAESRQLVLVLDDVDVPLPTPLIHSIAVLEPNVSGLAAGAFTADQVRVIPTVLSKTGYSGPRPIPGHGPHRYRFHLLALDCPLPADINSAKHLIAAAAHHVLARGILTGSYER from the coding sequence ATGATGCCCATCGCGAAGCGGCACGGACCGCACGCTATCGCGGCCATCGGCCGCGTGCTGCGTCCGATGCGGGCCGACCCAGCCCGAAGTCCCTTGGTGGGCCAGGGATTCACGGCTCCGCAGACCATCACGGTGTCCAGCCCGGAATTCGCCGACGGCGCGCCGATGCCGCTCGCGTGCGCCGGTCCCGGCGTCGGCCACAACCGGTCACCCGAACTGCAGTGGGCGGGTGTGCCCGCCGAAAGCCGGCAGCTGGTTCTCGTACTCGACGATGTCGATGTACCGCTGCCAACGCCACTGATCCACAGCATCGCAGTGCTGGAACCGAACGTCAGCGGCCTTGCCGCCGGGGCGTTCACCGCAGACCAGGTGCGTGTCATCCCGACGGTACTGAGCAAGACCGGCTATTCCGGACCGCGGCCCATTCCGGGGCACGGCCCACACCGCTACCGGTTCCATCTGCTCGCGCTCGACTGCCCGCTGCCGGCGGACATCAATTCGGCCAAGCACCTGATCGCCGCGGCAGCCCACCACGTCCTGGCGAGGGGCATCCTGACGGGGAGTTACGAACGGTGA
- a CDS encoding 3-isopropylmalate dehydratase, which translates to MTPTAIKPVTFSGRVWVFGDDLNTDAMYPAFAMKMEPAEAARHIFYEVRAGWTDAVQRGDVVVAGRNFGVGSSRPVAALFTELGVAGLVAEEFNSLFFRNAVNAGLPAMTLPGATRLFTEGDTGTFDLTEGTWRNDSTGAAGHVTALPGLLLDIISSGGVMPRLAEQGYLPGELAGLLRSSTVAMRSAGSGA; encoded by the coding sequence ATGACCCCGACAGCGATCAAACCCGTGACCTTCAGCGGCCGTGTCTGGGTGTTCGGCGACGACCTGAACACCGATGCCATGTATCCGGCATTCGCCATGAAGATGGAGCCGGCCGAAGCCGCCCGGCACATCTTCTACGAAGTGCGTGCCGGCTGGACGGACGCCGTGCAACGGGGCGATGTAGTGGTCGCCGGCCGCAACTTCGGTGTCGGCTCGTCGCGTCCCGTCGCCGCACTGTTCACCGAGCTCGGGGTGGCGGGGCTGGTGGCCGAAGAATTCAACTCGCTGTTCTTCCGGAACGCGGTGAACGCCGGTCTCCCGGCGATGACGCTCCCCGGCGCGACGCGGCTCTTCACCGAGGGCGATACCGGCACCTTCGACTTGACAGAGGGGACCTGGCGCAACGACAGCACCGGCGCCGCCGGGCACGTCACTGCACTCCCCGGACTCTTGCTCGACATCATCAGCAGTGGCGGAGTCATGCCGCGGCTGGCTGAGCAGGGTTATCTGCCAGGCGAACTCGCGGGACTGCTGCGATCCTCGACGGTCGCCATGCGCAGCGCCGGGAGCGGTGCATGA
- a CDS encoding 3-isopropylmalate dehydratase large subunit, producing the protein MGLTIIEKILARKAGLEAVSPGDTVVVDVDMTVLIDLQFATMWIPPSRINDPDKLAIVMDHAVPAPTLKDAAGGPHARKFAADFGIERFYDVGRHGICHQVIAENGLARPGEVLACTDSHTCAAGAFNTAARGLGPAEVYSIMCTGSTWFQVAPTIRYEFIGAKPETVSGKDVFLYLADKYGDAANLNLEFGGPGLASIPMHDRRTIATQCAEVSADFATFESDDVLEHCLLERGVTGYVAAQPDPDAHYAEVRRLDLSTLEPYVARPGTVSRNGVPVSQLEHQKIDQAFVGSCANGQLEDLEIIAKVLRGRSVAPGVRLLVTPASQAVYREAMRLGYLQDIADAGAVVTNSTCGACFGYHMGVVGPGEVCLTSSTRNFTGRMGSTEAQIFMASPATVAASAVAGYITDARMVTA; encoded by the coding sequence ATGGGCCTGACCATCATCGAGAAAATTCTCGCCCGCAAAGCCGGACTCGAGGCGGTGTCGCCAGGCGATACCGTCGTCGTCGACGTCGACATGACGGTGCTGATCGACCTGCAGTTCGCCACCATGTGGATTCCACCGAGCCGCATCAACGATCCCGACAAGTTGGCGATCGTCATGGACCACGCGGTACCCGCGCCGACTTTGAAGGACGCGGCCGGCGGCCCGCACGCCCGAAAGTTCGCCGCCGACTTCGGCATCGAGCGTTTCTATGACGTGGGCCGGCACGGCATCTGCCATCAGGTGATCGCCGAGAACGGTTTGGCGCGCCCCGGAGAAGTGTTGGCCTGCACCGATTCCCACACCTGCGCGGCCGGCGCCTTCAACACCGCCGCACGCGGCCTGGGCCCGGCGGAGGTGTACTCCATCATGTGCACCGGGAGCACCTGGTTCCAGGTCGCTCCCACCATCCGCTACGAATTCATCGGGGCCAAACCAGAAACCGTCAGCGGCAAGGATGTGTTCCTGTACCTCGCCGACAAGTACGGCGACGCCGCCAATCTGAACCTCGAATTCGGCGGGCCGGGACTCGCGTCGATCCCGATGCACGACCGCCGAACCATCGCCACACAGTGCGCCGAGGTATCGGCCGATTTCGCCACCTTCGAATCCGACGATGTCCTGGAGCACTGCCTACTCGAGCGGGGCGTCACCGGATACGTTGCCGCCCAACCTGATCCGGACGCGCACTACGCTGAGGTCCGACGCCTCGACCTGAGTACCCTGGAGCCCTACGTCGCGCGGCCCGGGACCGTCAGTCGCAACGGAGTGCCGGTGTCCCAGCTGGAGCACCAGAAGATCGACCAGGCGTTCGTCGGCTCGTGTGCCAACGGCCAGCTGGAAGACCTGGAGATCATCGCGAAGGTGTTGCGCGGCAGGTCGGTTGCGCCCGGGGTTCGGCTGCTCGTCACCCCGGCATCGCAGGCGGTGTACCGCGAGGCCATGCGCCTGGGTTACCTGCAGGACATCGCTGACGCCGGCGCCGTGGTCACCAACTCGACCTGCGGCGCGTGCTTCGGATACCACATGGGCGTCGTCGGGCCGGGTGAAGTGTGTCTGACATCAAGCACCCGAAATTTCACCGGCCGCATGGGCAGCACCGAAGCCCAGATTTTCATGGCATCTCCCGCGACCGTCGCCGCATCGGCGGTCGCGGGGTACATCACCGACGCGAGGATGGTGACCGCATGA
- a CDS encoding isocitrate lyase/PEP mutase family protein codes for MTTPRQTLRRLLSSGELIIAPGVFDGLSAHLTKRTGHRAAYMTGAGVAASGFGLPDIGLVTQTEMVERARMLVEALGDVPLIADADTGYGAALNVARTVRLFDRAGVAAIQLEDQVFPKKCGHLPDKQVVDTAVFEQTLAAALDARSDDDLLIVARTDARAPLGLDAAIERANRYAAAGADVIFVEAPQGTEEIERIAREVEAPLLINLVLGGLTPLESAERLQQLGYAIAIHPGNVLARATFAMVEGLCELRGTNAAEFAPTGPAGFFDLVGLAEWATLDAKIAGKE; via the coding sequence ATGACCACGCCACGCCAGACCCTGCGACGACTGCTGAGTAGCGGTGAATTGATCATCGCACCAGGGGTTTTCGACGGCCTGTCCGCCCACCTGACCAAACGCACAGGCCATCGCGCCGCGTACATGACGGGCGCCGGTGTCGCCGCGTCCGGTTTCGGCCTGCCCGATATCGGCCTGGTCACGCAGACCGAGATGGTCGAGCGAGCGCGGATGCTCGTCGAGGCACTCGGCGACGTTCCTCTCATCGCCGACGCGGACACTGGTTACGGCGCCGCACTGAATGTCGCGCGCACGGTCCGCTTGTTCGACCGCGCCGGGGTCGCCGCAATTCAGTTGGAGGATCAGGTCTTTCCGAAGAAGTGCGGCCATCTGCCCGACAAGCAGGTCGTCGACACTGCGGTGTTCGAACAGACCCTGGCGGCAGCCCTCGACGCCCGTTCCGACGACGACCTGCTGATCGTGGCGCGCACCGACGCCCGCGCACCGCTAGGTCTGGATGCCGCCATCGAACGGGCCAACCGATACGCCGCCGCGGGGGCGGACGTCATCTTCGTCGAGGCACCGCAGGGCACCGAGGAAATCGAACGCATCGCTCGTGAAGTCGAGGCCCCGCTGTTGATCAATCTCGTGCTGGGTGGCCTGACTCCTCTGGAATCGGCCGAGCGGCTGCAACAGCTGGGCTACGCGATCGCCATCCATCCCGGAAATGTCCTGGCCCGCGCCACCTTCGCCATGGTGGAGGGATTGTGCGAACTACGTGGCACCAATGCCGCCGAGTTCGCGCCCACCGGACCGGCCGGATTCTTCGACCTCGTCGGGCTGGCCGAATGGGCCACGCTCGACGCCAAGATCGCTGGAAAGGAGTGA
- a CDS encoding MmgE/PrpD family protein: MSGATAPVDPTGPTGALATWVAELSLDDVPAPVLERAKHLLLDGVGCALIGSGLPWSRVATDAVTGLEPAGDVSVIGTGRSTSAVGAAILNSTFIQGLELDDFHPLAPLHSCSLVIPALLSTAALTGAVSGSDFLTAAIAGFEVGPRVGYTLHGSQMLDRGWHSGPVFGTHTAAVASGKLRGLDAAQLEDALGLAATQSSGLMAAQYEAMSKRMQHGFAARNGFYAAGLAAAGYTGIKRVFEREYGGFLSVFGEGHQPDAAALTAQLGQHWETTTIMVKSYAGMGGLHGAIDAARRVREEITGQRISHIDITVGETVYKHGWWVLERPLEPIGAQMNIGYAVAAALLDGNVLPEQFTASRLDADDIWNLIDRIEVHLDESLAGAPVTERFRTDVVVTTADGVRHHARVDEPHGAPTDPVTNAELVAKFHALADRVTDRARATAIEAAVLNLETADGIDHLIDLLAAPVTGALD, encoded by the coding sequence ATGTCGGGAGCAACAGCACCGGTCGACCCGACCGGGCCAACCGGGGCCTTGGCCACGTGGGTCGCCGAACTGTCGTTGGACGACGTCCCCGCGCCGGTGCTCGAGCGGGCCAAGCACCTGCTGCTGGACGGCGTCGGGTGTGCACTGATCGGTTCCGGTCTGCCGTGGTCGCGCGTGGCCACCGACGCGGTGACGGGTCTCGAGCCGGCCGGTGACGTGTCGGTGATCGGCACCGGGCGCAGCACCAGCGCCGTGGGCGCCGCGATCCTCAACAGCACCTTCATCCAGGGTTTAGAGCTCGACGACTTCCATCCCCTGGCTCCGCTGCACAGCTGCTCGCTGGTGATTCCGGCGCTGTTGTCGACCGCCGCGCTCACCGGAGCGGTGAGTGGGTCCGACTTCCTGACTGCGGCGATCGCCGGCTTCGAGGTGGGCCCTCGGGTCGGCTATACCCTGCACGGCAGCCAGATGCTGGATCGCGGATGGCACTCCGGCCCGGTGTTCGGCACCCACACCGCCGCCGTGGCGTCCGGGAAACTGCGTGGGCTGGATGCAGCCCAGCTGGAAGACGCGCTCGGACTGGCAGCCACCCAGTCGTCAGGCCTCATGGCTGCGCAGTACGAAGCCATGAGCAAGCGCATGCAGCACGGGTTCGCCGCGCGGAACGGGTTCTACGCCGCCGGCCTGGCCGCCGCCGGATACACCGGCATCAAACGGGTCTTCGAACGCGAATACGGCGGATTCCTCAGTGTCTTCGGCGAGGGCCACCAACCCGATGCGGCAGCGCTGACCGCTCAGCTCGGTCAGCACTGGGAGACCACGACCATCATGGTCAAGTCGTATGCCGGGATGGGCGGTCTGCACGGCGCCATCGACGCGGCTCGCCGTGTCCGCGAAGAGATTACGGGCCAACGGATCTCCCATATCGACATCACCGTCGGCGAGACCGTCTACAAGCACGGCTGGTGGGTGCTGGAGCGCCCGCTGGAACCGATCGGCGCCCAGATGAACATCGGATACGCCGTGGCGGCGGCCCTGCTCGACGGCAATGTGCTGCCCGAGCAATTCACCGCGAGCCGCCTCGATGCCGACGATATCTGGAACCTGATCGACCGCATCGAGGTTCATCTCGACGAATCACTGGCGGGCGCGCCGGTGACCGAACGCTTCCGAACCGATGTCGTGGTCACCACTGCCGACGGCGTCCGGCACCACGCGCGCGTCGACGAACCGCACGGCGCGCCGACCGATCCGGTCACCAATGCCGAATTGGTCGCCAAATTCCACGCCCTGGCCGACCGGGTCACCGACCGGGCACGCGCCACGGCCATCGAAGCAGCCGTGCTGAACCTCGAGACCGCAGACGGCATCGACCACCTCATCGACCTACTCGCCGCGCCGGTCACCGGCGCACTGGACTGA
- a CDS encoding GntR family transcriptional regulator codes for MREVRDVKAMTADAGVALHRQLFLVLRDEIARGALVAGDPLPSEQSLCDQFGVSRITVRRALADLADQGLIERRHGVGSFVRQTDSARVPELRSYSDALHRTQFETDVDVIEFDVRAAPAVVADALGIAGEMLHVLRVRRERRTGEPLMVTEAWLPATLAEPVSPVSLTENALYDLLSDAGIVIDRMVHELTAEVASPANARLLDVAIGSALIRVNRLAYAAGSPHHYLSIVLSPSRSRVLVSQSPDQAGGLAIAHDVRG; via the coding sequence GTGCGGGAAGTCCGGGACGTCAAAGCGATGACGGCAGACGCTGGTGTGGCGTTGCATCGCCAGCTGTTCCTGGTGCTGCGCGACGAGATCGCACGTGGCGCGCTGGTGGCCGGTGATCCGCTACCGAGCGAGCAGTCGCTGTGCGATCAGTTCGGGGTCTCGCGGATCACTGTCCGACGCGCGTTGGCGGACCTGGCCGACCAGGGTCTCATCGAGCGCCGTCACGGCGTGGGTTCCTTTGTCCGGCAGACTGATTCGGCCAGAGTGCCCGAGTTGCGGTCATACTCCGATGCACTGCACCGGACTCAGTTCGAAACCGATGTCGACGTGATCGAGTTCGATGTCCGGGCGGCGCCGGCCGTCGTCGCGGACGCACTCGGCATCGCGGGGGAGATGCTGCACGTGCTGCGGGTGCGCCGGGAGCGCCGGACCGGCGAGCCGCTGATGGTCACCGAGGCATGGTTGCCTGCCACCCTCGCCGAACCGGTGTCGCCCGTATCTCTCACCGAGAACGCGCTCTACGACCTGTTGTCCGACGCGGGCATCGTGATCGACCGCATGGTGCATGAGCTGACCGCCGAGGTTGCCAGTCCGGCCAACGCCAGGCTGCTCGACGTGGCGATCGGCTCGGCGCTGATCCGCGTCAACCGGTTGGCCTATGCCGCCGGCAGCCCGCATCACTATCTGTCGATCGTGTTGTCGCCCAGCCGAAGCCGAGTGCTGGTCAGTCAATCGCCGGACCAGGCCGGCGGGCTGGCGATCGCCCACGACGTCCGCGGGTAG
- a CDS encoding ribokinase, which produces MTRITVVGSVNMDLVFGLADLPGPGQTVLASSLHSEPGGKGGNQAVAAARAGADVQLVAALGADATGAALRKHLQDNGVGLVGTVSLPVPSGTAAIMVGANAENMIVVAPGANGHLTLDSAHVRAVVADCDVLLLQLEIPPATALAAARLAKDSGATVVLNASPAGTDPHALAELAAVTDVVIVNEIEAAQWHWPVPHLVITRGADGAVHRTPDGETHVPAPEVEALDTTGAGDVFAGVLAAGWTADPAHALRRAVTAGALATLTPGAGDCAPRDEVIEDALG; this is translated from the coding sequence GTGACTCGCATCACTGTCGTGGGCAGCGTGAACATGGATCTGGTGTTCGGTCTCGCAGACCTGCCGGGACCGGGGCAGACGGTGCTGGCGTCGTCATTGCATTCGGAGCCCGGCGGCAAGGGCGGCAATCAGGCCGTCGCCGCGGCGCGCGCGGGTGCCGACGTCCAGCTCGTCGCCGCGCTCGGGGCCGACGCCACCGGGGCGGCTCTGCGAAAGCACTTGCAGGACAACGGTGTCGGACTCGTCGGGACGGTCAGCCTGCCCGTCCCGAGCGGCACCGCGGCGATCATGGTCGGTGCGAACGCCGAGAACATGATCGTGGTGGCGCCGGGCGCCAACGGGCACCTGACCCTGGATTCCGCACACGTTCGCGCGGTGGTCGCCGACTGCGATGTGCTGTTGCTGCAGTTGGAAATCCCGCCGGCCACGGCGCTGGCGGCGGCGCGGCTGGCGAAGGACAGCGGCGCCACCGTCGTGCTCAACGCCTCTCCCGCCGGCACCGATCCGCACGCGCTCGCCGAGCTGGCGGCCGTCACCGACGTGGTGATCGTCAATGAAATCGAAGCGGCCCAATGGCATTGGCCCGTCCCACACCTGGTGATCACGCGCGGCGCCGACGGCGCGGTGCACCGCACGCCCGACGGCGAGACGCATGTCCCCGCACCCGAGGTGGAAGCGCTCGACACCACGGGCGCGGGCGACGTCTTCGCGGGCGTCCTGGCCGCGGGCTGGACCGCAGACCCCGCACATGCCCTCCGGCGCGCCGTGACCGCCGGTGCCCTTGCCACACTGACCCCCGGTGCCGGCGATTGCGCACCGCGGGACGAGGTCATCGAGGACGCGCTGGGCTGA